From a single Lolium rigidum isolate FL_2022 chromosome 7, APGP_CSIRO_Lrig_0.1, whole genome shotgun sequence genomic region:
- the LOC124678376 gene encoding uncharacterized protein LOC124678376 → MAMLRSAIRLAFRQSAPAPPFFGNVGRRNPASTITSKRNYFNSSEYDFVKEDFTDPWNAVDFLIGGFGFAIGLLFYHNLKTSRYNTAHYVQKSTSDTGHYGQEKAEKKELSEVSMSN, encoded by the exons ATGGCGATGCTCCGATCTGCTATTCGTCTCGCTTTCCGGCAGTCGGCACCGGCCCCTCCCTTCTTCGGGAACGTTGGCCGCCGCAACCCTGCATCCACGATCACATCGAAG CGGAATTATTTCAACAGTAGCGAGTATGACTTTGTGAAGGAAGACTTTACGGACCCCTG GAATGCAGTAGACTTTTTAATTGGTGGCTTTGGTTTTGCCATAGGGCTTTTGTTCTATCACAATTTGAAAACATCCAGGTACAATACGGCACACTATGTACAGAAATCCACTTCTGATACTGGTCATTATGGACAGGAGAAAGCGGAGAAAAAAGAATTGTCAGAAGTGTCCATGTCTAACTGA
- the LOC124677190 gene encoding ergosterol biosynthetic protein 28-like, with product MAERKGVPALGWWLMLVGSLRLASVWFGFFNIWALRVAVFSQTDMSEIHGRTFGVWTLLTCTLCFLCALNLDNRPLYIATFLSFIYALGHFLTEYLIYHTMAVANLSTVGFFAGTSIVWMLLQWNSHGDSRGSHAVKQS from the exons ATGGCGGAGAGGAAGGGCGTGCCGGCGCTCGGGTGGTGgctgatgctggtcggctcccTCCGCCTCGCCTCAGTCTGGTTCGGCTTCTTCAACATCTGGGCGCTCCGCGTCGCCGTCTTCTCCCAGACTGACA TGTCTGAGATACATGGACGCACTTTCGGGGTCTGGACACTTCTGACCTGTACGCTGTGTTTTCTGTGTGCGCTAAACCTCGACAACAGGCCTCTGTACATAGCCACCTTCCTGTCATTCATCTACGCCCTCGGCCACTTTCTCACTGAGTACTTGATATACCATACCATGGCCGTGGCAAATCTCAGCACAGTTGGCTTCTTTGCAG GGACATCGATTGTATGGATGCTGCTCCAGTGGAATTCTCATGGGGATTCCCGCGGTTCTCACGCCGTTAAGCAGTCATGA
- the LOC124676748 gene encoding xylulose kinase 2-like, with translation MADGGDRCSVLLPRGSFFLGFDCSTQSLKATVLDAGLTIVAHDAVHFDSELPHYGTEGGVRRDPAEPGRIVSPPLMWAEALDLLLHKLKPKVDYGRVAAVSGSAQQHGSVYWAHGAGAALASLDPAEGLATQLAAALAAPESPVWMDSSTTAQCREVEAALGGALALAAMTGCRAHERCTGPQIRKMFQTRRDVYHNTERISLVSSFMASLLIGGYACIDQTDGAGMNLMDIQTRQLREDALEATAPDLVVKIGKLVPAHEIAGTLAPYFVQRFQFSRNCLVVQWSGDNPNSLAGLTLSSPGDLAISLGTSDTVFGITDMPEPSLDGNILPNPVDPKTYMVMLCYKNGSLTREDIRDRYAKKSWDVFNIFLEQTDPLNGGKLGFYYKEQEILPPLPVGYHRYSVDTLTSGSSAETARHQIDEFDPPSEVRAVIEGQFLSMKGHAERCGLPVPPKRIIATGGASSNQAILKIMASIFGCPVYTVQRPDSASLGAALRAAHGWLFKQQGDFVPISRLYSGRLETTSLSMKLAVPFGDCQGDAELLNNYKLLLNKRLEIEQELVERFGRRTCAK, from the exons ATGGCTGATGGCGGCGATCGCTGCTCCGTCCTCCTCCCGAGAGGCTCCTTTTTCCTCGGGTTTGATTGCTCCACGCA GTCGCTCAAAGCCACGGTGCTGGACGCCGGCCTCACAATCGTCGCCCACGACGCCGTGCACTTCGACTCCGAGCTGCCGCACTACGGCACCGAGGGCGGCGTCCGCCGGGACCCGGCGGAGCCGGGCCGCATCGTGTCGCCGCCGCTGATGTGGGCGGAGGCCCTTGACCTGCTCCTCCACAAACTGAAGCCCAAGGTGGACTACGGCCGCGTGGCCGCCGTCTCCGGCAGCGCGCAGCAGCACGGCAGCGTCTACTGGGCGCacggcgccggcgcggcgctCGCCTCCCTGGACCCGGCCGAGGGCCTGGCGACGCAGCTCGCGGCCGCGCTCGCCGCGCCGGAGTCGCCCGTGTGGATGGACAGCAGCACCACGGCGCAGTGCCGGGAGGTCGAGGCCGCCCTGGGAGGCGCGCTGGCGCTGGCCGCCATGACGGGGTGCAGGGCGCACGAGAGGTGCACCGGTCCGCAGATAAGGAAGATGTTCCAGACCAGGCGGGATGTCTATCATAATACCGAAAGGATCTCGCTCGTCAGTTCGTTTATGGCGTCGCTGCTCATCGGCGGCTACGCCTGCATCGACCAGACCGATGGCGCGGGGATGAACTTGATGGACATCCAGACGCGCCAGCTGCGCGAAGATGCCCTTGAG GCTACAGCTCCAGATTTAGTGGTGAagattgggaagctagtaccagcGCATGAAATAGCTGGAACTTTAGCTCCTTATTTTGTTCAGAG ATTTCAATTTTCAAGAAACTGTCTGGTCGTTCAGTGGTCAGGGGATAATCCCAATAGCCTTGCAG GCTTAACTTTGAGCAGTCCTGGTGATCTGGCAATCAGCCTTGGAACGAGTGATACA GTATTTGGGATAACTGATATGCCTGAACCATCCCTTGATGGAAACATCCTTCCTAATCCAGTTGACCCAAAGACCTACATGGTTATGCTTTGCTATAAAAATGGATCTCTAACACGAGAAG ATATTCGTGATCGTTATGCCAAGAAATCATGGGATGTGTTCAACATCTTCCTTGAGCAAACAGACCCCTTAAATG GAGGAAAACTGGGATTTTACTATAAGGAACAAGAGATCCTGCCACCGCTCCCAG TTGGGTATCACCGTTACAGTGTCGACACGTTAACCAGTGGATCTTCAGCTGAGACTGCACGACATCAAATAGATGAGTTTGATCCTCCGTCAGAG GTTCGTGCGGTAATAGAAGGCCAGTTCCTCTCAATGAAGGGCCATGCTGAGAGATGCGGCCTGCCGGTGCCTCCGAAGCGGATTATAGCAACCGGTGGCGCATCGTCAAACCAGGCCATTCTCAAGATCATGGCATCCATTTTCGGCTGTCCAGTTTACACTGTTCAGAGACCAG ACTCTGCCTCTCTGGGTGCTGCTCTGAGAGCAGCCCATGGGTGGCTTTTTAAGCAGCAAGGTGACTTTGTGCCCATCTCACGCCTGTACTCAGGCCGATTGGAGACAACATCGCTCAGCATGAAGCTGGCTGTTCCATTTGGGGATTGCCAGGGGGACGCTGAGCTCCTGAACAACTACAAGTTATTGTTGAATAAGAGGCTGGAGATTGAGCAGGAGCTTGTCGAGAGGTTTGGTCGTCGTACCTGTGCGAAGTAG
- the LOC124674769 gene encoding signal recognition particle subunit SRP72-like yields the protein MPPKSKAAAAAAAAEPVSVEDLFSALHRHIEAGQFPQAVKVADQVLAVAPGDEDAVRCKVVAHIKSDNTDKALAAIRAADRLPIDLSYYKAYCYYRQNKLQEALEILNGQEETAAVLQLESQIYYRLARMTDCLNSYEKLQKYKIDSVDLNVNTIAALVAAGRASEVHAAMKAQKVDLTTRALRDARSFELAYNSACTLIENKKYSEAKEQLDLAKRIGKEELMVEDYAEEEIEYELAPVSAQLAYVQQLQGQTQEAMETYVNMTNKKSGDPSSLAVATTNLISLKGTKDAADSLRKLDQLVEKSTAPNQLQLIESLEFKLPPRKKEALYSARVLLLLHANKIDQAHELVSGLLGMFQDSIFPILLQAAVHVREKKVQKAEEVLSRYAEKHPDNSKEVLLALAQIAASANHFQIAADSLSKISDIQHMPATVATLVALKERLSDSNGAASVLDSAIQWWKNAMTEDNKLDVFMREAASFKLNHGRDEEACQLYEELVKSYGSTEALAGLVATSARTDLEKAELYEKKLKPLPGLKGINVESLEKTSGARHVDQAVKVDVPEEVKKQKAKKRKRKPKYPKNFDPANPGPPPDPERWLPKRERSSYRPKRNKRGTQVRGAQGSVSKHDAAATNVGGASSKASQSTTSAKAPEPPKGSNKSRNKKSRR from the exons ATGCCGCCCAAATcgaaggccgcggcggcggcggccgccgcggagccGGTCTCCGTGGAGGACCTCTTCTCGGCGCTCCACCGTCACATCGAGGCCGGCCAGTTTCCCCAGGCCGTCAAGGTCGCCGACCAAG TTCTCGCGGTGGCGCCGGGCGACGAGGACGCGGTGCGATGCAAGGTGGTGGCGCACATCAAGTCCGacaacacggacaaggcgctcgcGGCCATCCGCGCCGCCGACCGCCTCCCCATCGATCTCAGCTACTACAAG GCATACTGCTACTACAGGCAGAACAAATTGCAAGAAGCTCTGGAGATATTGAATGGCCAAGAAGAAACAGCTGCTGTTCTCCAGTTAGAATCCCAGATCTATTACCGACTAGCAAGAATGACTGATTGCTTGAATAGCTATGAGAAGCTTCAAAAATATAAGATTGACTCAGTGGATCTAAATGTAAATACCATTGCTGCTCTGGTTGCAGCTGGAAGGGCTTCTGAAGTACATGCAGCCATGAAGGCGCAAAAGGTTGATCTTACCACTAGAGCGCTCAGAGATGCTAGGAGCTTTGAGCTTGCATATAATTCTGCTTGCACCTTGATAGAAAATAAGAAGTATTCAGAAGCTAAAGAGCAGCTGGACTTGGCGAAAAG AATTGGGAAGGAGGAGCTTATGGTGGAAGATTATGCAGAAGAGGAGATTGAATACGAATTAGCTCCTGTATCTGCTCAGCTTGCTTATGTACAGCAG TTACAAGGACAGACTCAAGAAGCTATGGAAACCTATGTTAATATGACAAACAAGAAATCAGGAGATCCCTCATCACTTGCTGTGGCAACAACTAACCTTATATCATTGAAAGGTACAAAGGATGCTGCTGATAGCTTGAGGAAGCTTGACCAGCTTGTTGAGAAGTCTACAGCTCCAAACCAGTTGCAACTTATTGAGAGCCTTGAATTCAAGTTACCCCCAAGGAAAAAAGAAGCCCTGTATTCTGCTCGCGTTCTCTTACTCCTCCATGCAAATAAAATTGACCAG GCACATGAGTTGGTCAGTGGACTGCTTGGCATGTTTCAAGACAGCATATTCCCTATTTTACTTCAAGCTGCAGTTCACGTGAGAGAAAAGAAGGTCCAGAAAGCTGAAGAAGTTCTTAGCCGTTATGCTGAGAAGCATCCTGATAATTCTAAAGAAGTCCTCCTTGCACTTGCCCAGATTGCTGCCAGTGCAAACCATTTTCAAATTGCTGCTGACTCGCTGTCTAAAATATCTGACATCCAGCACATGCCTGCAACAGTTGCTACACTAGTAGCTCTAAAAGAGCGTCTAAGTGACTCTAATGGTGCTGCTTCTGTGCTTGATTCTGCTATCCAGTGGTGGAAGAATGCCATGACAGAGGATAACAAGTTAGATGTGTTCATGCGGGAGGCTGCTTCATTTAAGCTCAATCATGGGCGTGATGAAGAGGCCTGTCAACTGTATGAGGAACTTGTGAAGAGCTATGGGAGCACGGAAGCGTTGGCTGGGTTAGTTGCAACTTCAGCTCGCACAGACCTTGAGAAAGCTGAGCTATATGAGAAGAAGCTGAAACCATTGCCTGGTCTTAAGGGAATTAACGTGGAGAGTCTGGAGAAGACATCTGGTGCAAGACATGTAGACCAAGCCGTGAAGGTGGATGTTCCTGAGGAAGTGAAGAAGCAAAAGgctaagaagaggaagaggaagcctAAATATCCAAAGAACTTTGATCCAGCGAACCCTGGGCCGCCCCCAGATCCTGAGAGGTGGCTTCCCAAGAGGGAGAGGTCGAGTTACCGTCCAAAGAGGAATAAGAGGGGGACTCAGGTCAGAGGTGCCCAAGGTTCTGTGAGTAAGCATGATGCAGCTGCCACCAATGTAGGTGGTGCCTCTTCGAAAGCAAGCCAATCCACCACCTCGGCAAAGGCTCCAGAACCACCGAagggctccaacaagtcccgaaaTAAAAAGTCAAGGAGATAG